From the genome of Lotus japonicus ecotype B-129 chromosome 6, LjGifu_v1.2, one region includes:
- the LOC130726926 gene encoding uncharacterized protein LOC130726926: MTSNQPNGDRPLAPAPAAFSTYNPRTPSHASSSATSLEGCCRCLFLLSSLLAFLALLVALVIILAVLPKKPHVNLQLVEVQYMSITADDSTASISLTLHLIFEAVNPNKVGVTYGDFWFTVMYRRIQLGKASIPGFFQEAHNMKQVAATISINRMSLLQADAAELIRNASVNDRVDLRVLGDVGAKIRVLNFDAPALQVSEDCAIVISPRKQSITYQQCVELGIRN, translated from the coding sequence ATGACCAGTAACCAACCGAACGGCGACCGACCACTGGCACCGGCGCCGGCCGCATTCTCAACTTACAACCCGAGGACACCTTCTCATGCATCTTCATCGGCGACGTCGTTGGAAGGCTGCTGCCGCTGCCTCTTCCTGCTATCATCGCTCCTCGCATTTCTTGCACTGTTGGTGGCGCTCGTCATCATCCTGGCGGTGTTGCCCAAGAAGCCACATGTCAATCTTCAGTTAGTGGAGGTTCAATACATGTCCATCACCGCCGATGACTCAACCGCCTCCATCAGCCTCACCCTTCACCTCATATTCGAAGCGGTTAACCCCAATAAGGTGGGGGTCACATACGGTGATTTCTGGTTCACCGTCATGTACCGTAGAATCCAGCTCGGCAAAGCCTCCATTCCGGGGTTCTTCCAGGAAGCTCACAATATGAAACAAGTGGCCGCCACCATCTCCATCAATCGCATGAGTTTGCTTCAGGCTGACGCCGCTGAGTTGATCAGAAACGCTTCGGTTAACGACCGAGTCGACCTTCGGGTCTTGGGAGATGTCGGAGCTAAGATCCGGGTCTTGAATTTCGATGCTCCTGCTCTACAGGTTTCTGAGGATTGTGCTATAGTCATCAGTCCAAGAAAGCAATCCATCACTTACCAGCAGTGTGTGGAATTAGGAATTAGGAATTAG